The following is a genomic window from Gigantopelta aegis isolate Gae_Host chromosome 5, Gae_host_genome, whole genome shotgun sequence.
TTAACTCCTGTTGAACCAGCCATTAATTCTGCTGGTCGAGTGTACAGTCTGTCCGAGCAGAAAGCACAATCAGGATTGTGACCGACAATATTTTAATCAATTACATTCAGATAAACCTAAACATATGAGAATAGGTTAGAAATATGGAAGGCTGCACGTAAATGTTCAGTGTATGTTTGCAGTAAAAAGTGCAAAGTGTGGTTTGGTTAgcagaaatattaaattatctTAAATTAGTCATTATTGTTTTACTAGTTTGAAAAAAGCAAGGACTCCAAGATTGTGTATGTTACACAACATTGTTTCattataattttgatttaaacagCATTACTGGAAACAATCATTGCAATTTGTTCTTCTAAAAAGCTTTAAAATGATAGTTGAATGTTCCTCCTAGCTTAATCTGGAGCCAAGTTATCGCATTCTTAATAACGTGACTCGGTCCatttttgatgaattaagtaaAACTTTGGTAATCTATATCTTAAAAACCGCTTAGCCGATGGGTCTACATTTTTGGCTGAAAGGTTATTTCGTGGGCCCCTACTAGTGTATTAAGTTTCATTGAAATCTGAGAGGGTCAATGTTTCGGGTGATAGAGTTGACATGGAATGACCCGTCGGCGGTTGGGGTAAAAAGGCGGCGTATATACTTTACTCCATTACACCATAAGTAAGTAGGTTATCTCTGGCGTAAAAACCAATTCATTATTCATACTGCCTACACATATATGATTTGGGATAGGCAAGTTACTCTGGTCCATAAacacactaaataaaagtaCCAGGCTACAACACGATGTGTGCCAGACTATAACAAAAACACCGTGACGTAATGGTGGCTCATAACGTTCTAGGCGCtaagttgtgttttttttaattaacgtATCTGGTAATTAGTAGTCCCATTCCTGATGTTGAATAAAGTTATGATACCTCAAACTAAACCGTGAGCCGCGAGGAATACAGCTATCTAAACAGTAATTATTAACAACTAAaggtaaatatgtatttaaaggATAACTCttgtataatgaatgaatgaatgtttaacgacaccccagcacgaaaaatacatcggctattgggtgtcaaactatggtaatgcaaataaataaagtgatgatcaacatcaatataaaaattcaaggtttaaacaaaaacagtgtaaagaactgtgcaaaaatacaaatacaaatatcacagaattttacggacaccgaattttactgtaaacttcaatttgtgctgtattggccattctcaaagagaatgttacacccctgcaccacggtgaggttacagcacgcgcaggggctctTGTATAAAGCCCAAATAAGCAATAATTTACCcgattaactaattaatacaACTTAACTACAACTTCCAACTAATTTCCTTTTGCCAAATTACTCTACAGTAGGGATTGGCATAAAGTATACATAAAAAACTAGGAAGTTATAAAATTTAGCCAAAATCAAATACCGGTATTCATAAACTCAGAAAGATTCCCTTACATGTATCACAGTATATGTGACATATGATACGATATTACATGGTATATGATACGATATGATatggtataataatatatatgatatgatgtgATAATAGATATATCATAGGtatgatattatatgatatcatattatatgtataataacgCCCGTTGGCGttaccaggattttatattggtaggGTCGTCTACATTGGGCACGAGCCAGTTTGATTAAAATcggctccactggttaataactattacccgtggtagaccagtagagctgatTTCTATCAGATTGGGCGTCGGCACCCACACTGTCTAAGGTTAGTGTTATGGGGCGACtggcaaatataaaaggtagTGGGAGAAAatgtgatgggggggggggggggggggtcatgttCTCCATGTCGCTCCCTCCCACCATAGTCCTAGTATGCTGTCTGGAGATCATACTTATCAAGGGCGGGGCGTAGACCAgtagtaaaacgctcgcctgatgtgtggtcggtgtaggatcgatccccgtcggtgggcccattgagctatttttcattccagccagtacaccacgcctggtatatcaaaagccgttttatgtgctatcctgtctgtgagattacgcatataaaagatcacaagctaataatgaaaaatgtgactggtttttttttttttttttttttttatctaaggCTGTATGTAacacttaccaaatgtttgacattcaatagccgatgattaatatatcaatgtgctctagtggtggtttTAGCAAAGTGTCAATTCGCAGTCAAATTACGCTGCTGACGCTAAGCTGCGCCCCGCCTACGCTATATTCAGTCTGTCTCCGACTCCTGTGATAACTGTGATGATAGTGGGTTTGTAAGTACTTTAGAAATACACGTACATCCCATTAAAACGTCTGCATTTGTGATAGAACACTTCAACTAATCACAAACATGGGTCTGGATCTAGTGAGAAGTGATTCTCCATAATCGAGTGTCACTAAAAATGTTACCTATGATTGTTCATGGCGTAGGAAGCagagggcggggggggggggggggggagcaaagGGGGCATGTGCCTCCCACTTTGTAGCaacagcgatggtttttatatatttatatttatacatgtatttatatatatatatatatatatatatatatatatatatatatatatatatatatatatatatatatatatgtgtgtgtgtgtgtgtgtgtgtgtgtgtgtgtgtgatctggACCTTTTACATATGTCATCTGGATCTGTTACATGTCATCTGGATCTGTTACATAATGTCATCTGGATCTGTTACATGTCATCTGGATTTGTTACATATGCCATCTGGATCTGTTACGTGTGCCATCTGGATCTGTTACATATGTCATCTGGATCTGTTACATATGCCATCTGGATCTGTTACGTATGTCATCTGGATCTGTTACGTATGTCATCTGTTACATATGTCATGTGGATCTGTTACATATGTCGTTTGTTAAAGAAAGACCACAAACCAATGCAACGGCActgtacatgttttatttgtaactTAAATTCAACAACAGGGTTACTATACCAAAAAGCATAAACAGTTCCAACATATTTCAgggtccgtgcttataaaatgtttagtctataatcaatctctaatgacgtcacacgcatataatttgtatggcgttagAATCTTAAGTCTAGACtaatataaagttttataagcaccatacCAGGTCTCATTTCAAACgagatgtttttaattataattttgagCATTTGGCCACAACTGCCTTCTGACAAGATGCTTACTCCCATTCACCATGACACACAAAACAAAGACAGTgtcatatcatataatatatagataatgTAATTCAATGTGCGTGTTAAACAACTTCTGACAACTGAAAATCATAACAGTACAGTACTacacaaatgtttaaaacatatttgttgATGCTAATCATTGTAACATATACAGAAACATGGCAAAGCAAGATACAcgtgtaaaaaaaactaaactattttggtgattttgacatattgtcttagagagaaaacccgctacatttttccattagtagcaagggatgttttatatacaccatcccacagacagaacagcacataccgtCGCTCGTGAAATACTTTTCAAAGCTCAtaataactgaaaattattaaaaaccaaCATTCATTGAACATATTTAAACGGGGTTGTGTCAAAGTTATAAGTGCAAATAATAAATCCCATATATAACTCTTGTGTAATTAACTGAACAATATCAAATTGTAATAAAACAGTGTAGTAGTTAATGAATAAAACACACTGCCGTTGACAGACAATTTTTCGTCAATGTGgagacgtcattcaaattcaaccTTTCATGAATTAACCAGTCGTATTACATTTTtcaacaatataaatgtattttaatagtaaatgaaattatttggttcaatttttatgggcatataaaaattttaaagttttttttgtttaacgacaccactagactacactgatatattaataatcggctgttggatgttaaacatttggtaattctgactcgtagttaatagaggaaaagaaaggaatgttttatttaacgacgcactcaacacattttagttacggttatatggcgtcagacatatggttacgttTCTTGATCttaaaaggaaacccgctgtcgccactacatgggctactctttccgattagcagcaagggatcttttacttgcgcttcctacaggcaggatagcacaaaccatggcctttgttgaaccagtaatggatcactggtcggtgcaagtggtttacacctacccattgagccttgcggagcactcactcagggtttggagtccgtatctggattaaaaatcccatgcctcgactgggatccgaacccagtgcctaccagcctgttgaccgatggcctaaccacaacgccaccgaggccggtcgtagttaatagaggaaacccgctacatgttcttAATGACATATAAATTAAAGTATAACGTGTACATttcacaacaacaaaataataaatatgtttggtaCTGCCGCTTTGaagtttaatatttttcattaaaaatcaGAACCTTCGTGTCGACCGGTTCTGACTGTGTCTCTGCCTCTTGCTCGTTTATCGACTTAAACAGTTCGCTTGTGACCATTTGAAAAAAGTCCCTTTTTCGTCGTTTTGTCAGCTCCTTCACATAGGGAAGGAGACCCTTGAAAAACATCAGATCCACATCCGGTTCTCGTCTGTTCATAAAGTCGATCATGACTTCGTCCTCTGAGTAAGGACGTTTTCTCTTGCAAGATCCAGACCTTGCACTGCTGGTGTTCAACGGACTGGTGCTTCGACTGTGATCCTTTGCGTCTGCCAGTTGTTCTATCTCTGAATCAGCAGATGGAATCGTGTCTTCGACAGACTCTGGCCCATAGTTCCCAATCATTGCGCCACGAGTTATAAAACACCTTAGAAAGTTCATTTGGTCCATCAGATAAAATGTCGGAGCCTTCTGGCTTGCGTATGTCCCACATGGCGGCTTGGTGTTAACTGCTTTACTGAACGAACCGCGAAGATTCTGCCATCGCTTTCTGGCATTGTAAGctgaaatttaaaacaagagaaGACTTTAACGTTTgtttacaataaatacatttataatgctcaCTAAATACCGATCTGTAGACAGTACCACTGTTTATTACTCactaacaaatatttatttgacatAAATATTCACTGGacattaaatgtaatatattttcaggttCCTGGCCACTGGAGAAACGTTCAAGTCTTCACATCACCAATTTCGCATGGGCTTAAGCACCATTCGACAAATAGTCTATGATGTCTACCATGCTATTTAACACACATGAAAGGAATACCATTCACAGAATTGACCATAGATTATTTCATGATTGTTTTGGGTGAATTTTGCCGCAAATGAAATATCTACTTTGAATTGGTTCAATACATGGGATGAATGTATCGATATAATGCCCAGGCAATTCTGGAAGTACATATTTCAAATACAAGCAGACGTTTTTAGTATTATTGCAAG
Proteins encoded in this region:
- the LOC121373509 gene encoding uncharacterized protein LOC121373509 translates to MGKPDRERSEKLVFEVEKRRCLYDPSHPDYKDRHQIDAAWAQVADALETTAYNARKRWQNLRGSFSKAVNTKPPCGTYASQKAPTFYLMDQMNFLRCFITRGAMIGNYGPESVEDTIPSADSEIEQLADAKDHSRSTSPLNTSSARSGSCKRKRPYSEDEVMIDFMNRREPDVDLMFFKGLLPYVKELTKRRKRDFFQMVTSELFKSINEQEAETQSEPVDTKVLIFNEKY